Sequence from the Colletotrichum higginsianum IMI 349063 chromosome 6, whole genome shotgun sequence genome:
CTCTTCCTGCGTGAAGCCATGCGTGACGAATCAGCATAAAATGTTCCTCCGGACCTTCTTTTCGGGCCCGAAACGCTCAGCGGCGAACTTTTTGTCAATCCTGTAGACGGCCGTCATTCAAAAAGGTTCGATCCCAGCACCATCCCGTGCGAAGGCCCATGGAACGCGTCTCACTCCATGATCTTTCCGAACCCTAGCTGGTCCTTGTCCGACGCCAGTATCACCGAACAGATCACGGTCATCTCCATGAACATGGTCAGGCTCTCCTCCGTTGTCTTGATATGCTCGTACACGTCCGAGTCGGTCTCCATGAAGCCGAACGGCTGGTCGAACGCAAGGTCTGAGATGACGTCCAGGGTGAAGAACTGTGCCTTGCGGCCATATGGTCTTCAATGAGCCTGAGGAGCCCCAGCAGGTTGTCATCGACCTTTTGTGTGGGGATTTCTACCTCACGACCGGAGTACTGGGTAGAGTCAGCCACGGTGTTTTCTCTTGTCAGGTAAGGTTAAAGAGGACGTGGAGCGAGTGGCCGGAGTGTCTATGGCTTACACCAGCCGCCATCTTGGACCGAAGCTTGAAGTTCTTATCCGCGTCCCTCCACTGCAGGACGTTGTTCTTGCCCTGGTTGAAGCGCATGCCGTCGTACTAGTTTGAACGACGATAGTGGCTTCGCATGCGCCTCACAAGCTCCGAGTCTTCGTTTAGGAGCTCATTGAGGCTAATTCGCACGAGAGACCCTGCAAGGCTTTAGGAAAGCATTTAGAATTCGTGGCACTGTGTTTGTCGAGAGGCGGGTGATGAATCATAGGCGTCCGTGGTCAAAAACTCACCATATTTCTGGCTAAAATCAGGATGGAACACTGGGTGGCTCTAGTGAGATACTTGACACTGTAAGAAGTTGAGTAGGTCGTCAGCTCCCAGATCATCGCGTCAGCTCTGAGTGTCCTCAGCTCGGTTGCAGGGAATGGGTCTTTTTCTGACCGTTCGAAGATGACCGAATATTCCGGTGCCGGGCATAGTATCTTGTTGATCGCGACAGTCACAGCTCGACAAACATGTTTTGTCATAATTCAACTTGGCTCTCCCGAACGCACCATAGAGCATGCTTTAACCTACTGCTGTAGTTGGCTGTGCCGTTATCAATCTCAACGTCTGAGACAGGTCTCCAACCTGCCAGTTGCGGCAGGGCGGATGAACAGGAACCGATGCAAACCCCAATCTTGCCAAGTAGCCCGGGCATTTCATGGGGCGTTACCGCGAATGGCCGAAGACGGACGTTGACGTTGGCCTGTTCCCCTCCCTTGTGAAGTACAGTGAACGAAAGCAGGATAAAGAGACACCGGTCGGTAAGCTGTACGAAAGCGAAATGTATGAGGCAATAGATCACCAAGTTTTAAACGGTGAGCACGATGTCACTTTTTGATCGGAAGCTTATACGAGAGGCCGAGACCTCATAAAACTGCTCTCTATGGCCCACCTCCCGGCCAGGCCAGCCGGCTGTTGGGCCTTTGCGAAGACCCTCGGGTTCGACAGTTCACCGGCGGTCAACTCGGAACTCCGCCTGCAGTAAGAGCCATGGGCGTAAAAGCATGAAAGAGAACGGTGTCTCTCAACAGTGCCATATCAAAGGCAGATTTATTGCTTCGACTGTATGCACTGAAGAAAGGGCTTGCTGGACGACGGAAGCTGCGGTCCAAGTACTCTGATGAAGCAGAACCAGGGTGGGTAAAGGGGCCTTTGGTACAGAATCCATACCAGTATATACGTTTTGGGCCAAACCAACGAGCATACCTGTGCGGTCTTATTCCGCATACCCACGGCTTTATGTTGTATTTCGAGCCTTCAAAGACGTCGTGCTGTAAACCGAAGCCCGGAGATATCCCAGTAgccgggaggggggcggggcATGCAACGGAACCGGTGCCGACAGCTCAGATCCACTCTGACCGCAGCCCGTCCGTGTTTGAATTTCTTCCTGCTTCCCCTGAGCCTTAATGTAAGCGTACGGATGCGAGCCCCAGCGAATCGGAATATTGGCGTCGAGGAGCGGCCATCCCAGGAGTCATTCAACGTTTCTGAGTCATCTCAGCCCCGACAGAAACCGGACCAGCTCCGAAATGGGAGAACCTGGGTGACGGGAACGTGTCTGCCCACATCCAAAGATCTTCTCTTGTTGACGATCTCAACAGGTTTTCAGGCTTGTCTGCATCGTTTGACCCGGTACAATAACAATCGGTAACCCTCGGCGGCGCTTTCTCCAAGCCAGGGCCTTGTCAGCAACGCACCGTTTTCAGACCACGATAACCATAGTTGTAGCGGCCTTGATCCTCAACCACTTCCATTGGATCGCAAGGAGACCATAAAGTGGAGTCTCATCTCTGGGGAACAGGATCCTCTGACTGTTTTCTTGTCTGGAACGGTAATTCACTTCGAACCGGCAAGTTGTCACGAACAGAACTTTCTGGATGCCTGGAATGTCGTCTTGGTGTTGTTCCAGATCCTAACCCGAGGCCACCACCCTGCCAAAGCCTCGATTAACCACAAACCAGCATCCAGTCGAGTTTGAAATGGAATAGAGGGTCCTGGCCGTCATCCCCGCAACGAAACTGATGCGAGATTGGGACCGTTGACTTGCGACGGCACCCGAGGAAGCCGTACTCAAGCGCAGAGAAGCATTCCGCGACGTAATCATGGTATGACAGTAAGAGCTAGGCTGCATGTCTGAGCTGTGAGACGGGAGGGAATGAGGGTCTGGGGCGGAAACGCGGGGAACGGGAGTATGTAGTAGGGTCGCCAGCTCCCCGTAGCGGACGAGACAACATTAGTCTGATGACGGGCAGCCGCAAGTGCAACACAATGAATGCGTCGATACATTACTAACTGTGCACACCGCCTTTGAAAATGTGAATCTGTTTCTGAAGGTGACCTGGAGGTGCCGGATGGTCACAGCAGACACGACAGAGCCAGTCAGGTACCATAGGCAAGCTGCACACTGCAACTCGTCCTGGCGAAGGTGAGCTCCCAGAGGCCGGGAGCACTGCAGTTCAGATGGAAAGATGCCAAAAGAGGTGTGGTTGACTGACTGAGGGCATGGTCTCCGGAACGTCAATCCCAATCGTCCGAGCCAAGCGGAACGGCAGGCTGAGTCCGACGGCCTAAACCAAGCCACTCGCATTGCAGCGCGTATTACTGCCGGTGACACGGATAGGCTGGGGAAACCAGAAGCGCCCGGTTGAACAGCACACCCTTGTCGCACCGGGTCGAATTCCCTAGGCCGAAGAGAGAAAGCAGGAGAAAGTTTGTGACCCAACCATAATGGCAGCTGGCATAAGAAGGAGGATGAAGCCTCAGATGTTTGGTGGGTTTCCCGTCCTGGGATGGGCAGCGCCGTGACGCTAACGGCCTTGGTTTGCACCACGAAGAAACGGAGATTATGGTTGAGTATGCATGCTTTGGGCACAATGGAAACGCCCCGAATGTGTCGGAAACgccaggcggccgagggcagAGTGGCAGAAAAGAAGTCAAGGCCAGCCGGGGCTTGGAGGGGCGTGAGCCAGAGCGGAGGATGCCACCCCTGGACGGAGAGACCACTTTACGTCGTGTGTTCGTCGTGAAGCCATATATACGAATGGCTGCTTGGTTGCACGACGTGGACTGAACAACATTTGCTCAGGGTTGTCCAGCTCTGGCGACGAGGTGGCTGCTGAACAGATGTGAGTGACGGAAGGGCCACGTCTCTTTGGACCTCTCCCTGGAAGCTGCCCTAGGTATAAGCATGCTCGGTAATGATGCCCCTGTCCCAGGAGACTAGTTGCCAATGTGATATTGCTTGGGCCAGAAATACCGTCACAGGGGCGGCGAGTAGTAGGGCGAGGTGGGTGAGGGACATGAAAGTGTAGTctccaggcccaggccgcctcGTGGCAGAGATTCTGTGTTGTTGACACAGGGGTGACAGAATGCTCAGCCTGGAGTCTGGAGTCCTGTCCGTCACTCAGTTCTGGCTCGACTTTGAGTTTGGGGAGTGCAGGAAGTTGAGAATTCCTTACCGACTTTAGCGACTTCTCCGCAAACTGTAGGACGACCCCACATTCCCCTTTCGCACCTAAGGTAGGTACATCCCTGAgcacctaggtaggtacagtAGATGCTCCCAAAAGAGTGGAGTccgacggcgacaagggGTCCGTCCTCTCATCAGCATCAACCACGTCGATTGGAGGGTATTTTTTTCCTGTGCCGTCGCTTCTGCAATCAGCCAGGGGGCCACTGAAACCAGTGATTTCCATCTCTGTATTCCAGTGCTCGTTGGGGGCTTTCGATGCTTATCACAAAGGTAAGGCCGCTGATCTCTTCAGTTCCGTCTCATCTTCGACAATCAAGCCAAATGGGGAAGCTCTAGACACATAGGTAGGGGCACGCCATGTCAGATGAGATGGGAATGATGTACCGGTACCACAGGCCACGATGCAGACTGAAGCTGCGGAGGCTTTAGGGCCATGGGAAGAGAGACCTCGGAGGTACGAAGCGACTTTGCTTCAACACCGAGGTCATTGGCACAAGGTTCCTCCGGTCCCTGTAGAGTGCGTTGAGGTagagggagaaaaagaaaaagaagaagaaggaacaGGTTTCGATTTACGGCAGATAGGACGACTATGCACAGGCCCCCCAGAGTCAGTCGATCCGTTTGGCTTGCAAGCCCTCAACGTAAGGTCCAAGCCATCATAGGGTTCATTTTGTATCCGCATAAGCAAGGAAATTCGCAACTGAGAAAACAAGTAaagggaaagagagggaagaacGAAATCTTTCAGTTGTCGAGAAATTTGGTTTCAAGACGACAAAAAAATAATAAGACAGGAGACGACCGCAGGGATAACCCAAGGCGTGGAAGATGCTGGTAGGCTGCAAAAGACGAGGAGGCACCCCTGCTTCCTGCGTTCCATGCTCTCTCTACTTAAACTCTACAACCAACTCGCCGACTATCCCGCAGCATTCCTTTTCCGTCTCTTTATGAAAAGTGTTGTGTCGCCGGCCAGTCCCATTATCCGCCCAATAATAGGGACTCAAGCGGGGGATAGAGGTGAGGGAGAGGAATACCGGTGTATATATGACTTCCCCTTTGACTTCTATGATTGTCCCCATGCCCTACATCCTCCGGTTGATTTGGGGGGATCCCGACACTTTACACCACCTGCTTACACCGAATACCCGAACGGTCAGCCTCCCTGAGGTGGGCTCGCCCTTCTCTCAAAGGGGCAATGCAGCCCTGACCCTGGCCTCTAGCAGGGGGGGCGGCcatccacccaccacccCACCCTAGCTGTCATGGAACattcctccccccttccagcGCCCACCCGTAAAAGCCGGGGGGATCATCTTCTGGAGATGGGGAGCTTGCTTGGGGTTAGAGCCTAATAAGTAGCCGACACAAACAAACAGATTGCCGCACAACAGGAAACACTGGACGCGGCACAGCATGTTGTGTGTGCaatgttgttgttgttgtggcCTAGCTGGTATGCCTGAAGTCAAAAACGTGTaccgaggggagggggaaggtATATTTTACATATGCATCTTGCATCAATGTACATCGTAATAGTCCTTCTACTCGGCGAGAGGGTAAGCGCTTGGCTGGCTGAATAGCCCATCCGGAGCAAATGATGGCAACAAAAGCCCGGCCAATGCCACTGAGACAATCATCTTGCGCATTCGTCCCGTCATGATACAAGCCAGCCAGCACCATCCAGCCCCGGCCCCATCGTCCAAGTATGTAATACTCAAGTGCATCCTCTCCCATCTTATATTCTGCCTTAGATTGCAACATCACAAGCCCCGCGTGGCCAGTTCCGCAGACCAATCAAGCCGCCTGGTAACCCCCCGTACCTGTCCTGTCCTTATCTTCGATGCTTGTCTAGTCCTGAGTCCGTTTTAAACGCAGTGAGGTAGGTACTCACTTACCTTAAGTACTTACactctcctccctcttgcTTATGCCTGTCTTGCAAGCCCCGTCAAAGTCCCTATCACTTTCCGGGGCACAAGGGCATCTGGCAGCTTCTGATCCTGACGGCTCGCAAGTTCTAGTGTAtgttccctccctcccttcctctcaatctctctccctccctcctcttctttcctCCCCTCTCCGCCCCAGACTTTCCCATCTGTGAGACTGTGTCTTTGCTCATCTCCCTTCTTCGTTCCAACCCCTGACCTTTCCCCACGCTTCCGTTGAACGCACCCCGGGCTACTGCAACCTTACCCGCGTCTCCGTCGATTCGCTCTGCCCATAGTCCACACTCTCGACCGTTCGGTTGGGTCCTTTTACtctctcttgtctctcttccccctACCACGCATTCCACCACCCTTGCTGTGTTTACGCATCGACTTTACCAGAcctgggagggggggggcgtctACTATACACGGAAGGAATTGTGAAATCTCTGTTATGGATCGCGCACGAACGCCCCCGTCGCACCCTTTTGCTTTTGGTCCTGCGCTTCTCGGTCTCTGTCTCTGATCACTGCCTCGAGCCTCCCCAGCTTAAATATTCCATCATCTGCACCTCCATCTGGACCCGGCTTTCTCCCCTATCTACACCTCCCATCTTAGATCTACAAGAACAGCACTCCACTCTACCGTCTCGGCACCGCTTCCAGCCTCGCCAGCGCCTATCAAAGCAATAAAGAAGTACAACCCCCACCGCCTCCATCAATTCCCGCCTCTTCCCCAGACCTGCTCATCGGGCCCCATTCTCGTCGGTACGTGGACCTCCGTCGACGATCTATAGCATCATTGAGACGTAGCCGTCCCTGACACTGCGCAACAGCTTTTCACCCTCCACCACTACAACAACGCTACAACCCAATCAAGATgccggccagccagatcGCCTCCCCTCTGCCCATTCCTCCCCAGCGGAGGAATCTGCGCCTGATGACGGGCCAGGACCTCTACGCCAGCCTCAACGCATCTCTCGCCTCAACAACGCACCGCCCGGTTACGCCTGTACACATGATCCAAGAGAACGACTACAGCGTACCcgctcctccgccgccgagtcccGTCTCCTTCGCCGCGGAGCACTGGCAATCATCGATCCGCCGCTAGATCGATCCGACCAGGTCTACAGCAAAGCGATACCCTACCCTTTGCTCGACACGGGCGGGTTTCTTCACTTGTACAATCAGCATGGATCATCATGGGAGTAAGGGCGAAACGGGATACGGAGAAAAAGTCATTTGGTTCGCGAACAGGGTTAACACCATAAGCACCGCAGGTAACAGCATGGAATTTTTCTTCTTGGTCTGCACATGGTATTGGCAATGGCAGTAAAACAGTGTGGTGTTGGCTGGGGACGAAGGGCATCCACGGATCGCTCGTAATTGTGTCTGCATTCGTGCGTACTGAGGAAATTGTCTTCGGAGCTACGGAATGACATTGATAACAAACATCCCTTGGCGATATCGCCCTCATCTTGTGTGGTTTGCAGCTACTAAGTAGTCCTGACGA
This genomic interval carries:
- a CDS encoding Pisatin demethylase, translated to MRFNQGKNNVLQWRDADKNFKLRSKMAAGAQFFTLDVISDLAFDQPFGFMETDSDVYEHIKTTEESLTMFMEMTVICSVILASDKDQLGFGKIMEIDKKFAAERFGPEKKVRRNILC